The DNA segment TTTAGTTATTTACGCCGAGTTACTTAATTCAACTTCCAGTATTACTTTCCCATTTAGTCAATCAATCTAAAAAGCTTAAAATTAATCAGGATTAATTATGACAACTATTGATTCTCTCGCTTTTTTGAAAACTCTTGAACAACGAGTTGGTTTAACGTCCGAAGATAAGTCTATTTTGAAATCCCATGCAGAATGGGGGCTACAGATCGCCCCAGAAATGGCCGATCATTTTTATGCTTATCTAGGGCGTGATGAAGAAATGAATGCCATTTTAAATAAAGTTGAGGGACGTGTTCACCGCTTGCATGAAACATTTATTCAATGGTTTCATCAAATGTTTACAGGCATAGATGATTGGGGTACTGAATATGCTCAATGTCGCTGGCATATTGGAGTGATTCATGTAAAAATTGGCATCGTCCCTCAATATGTGGTTCCAGCTATGGGAGTTGTGGTTCATGAAGTTGGCAGAACTTTAAAACTCCATGCTAAACCGGAGGTTTTACAAGAATCTCTGGGCAAGATTTGTATGATCGATTTAGCTTTTATTGAGCAAGCTTATGTAGAAGTTGCGACATCTGCTGTATTGAGAGAAACTGGCTGGTCAGAAGCTTTATTTAGGCGTTTAGTCGCCACTGGTGCGGCAACTATGTAAGTTGTACTGCTAACTGTAATAAACACAAATCATTTAAATAATCATCTGTCTTAGGGTATGTTAATTTAGTTTAACGTACCCTACAACTTTAAGAGGATGTTTGTAAAGTCTAATTTATTACTAGGCCTGGCGACTGGAAGTCGCGGCTATACAAACCAAACCCGCCTGCGCGGGTTAAAAACCTGACTTTTTCATTAGTCCACGCAGATGGACTTCCCTACGGTCAGCCGCTACGCGTCATGCTTGTGTAGTAGCGTTCGCCCTTGGCGTGGCGTAGCCATATTATATTCGCCCAAAACTTTTAAAACATCCTTTAAGATAAATGAAATAATTCTAAACATTCATTTTTTAAAATTCCTCGTGTTATTTTGATATTGCTAAATGATTTAGCAATCACCTCTTCACAAGAAATATTAATTTGTGATTGATTAACTGAGATTAAATCTTGAATTGAAGCACCATATACAATTTCAGATATCCCTGTCCACACACAGGCGGTAGCACACATTGGACAAGGTTCGCCAGTTGTATATATGCTATAACCTTCCAAAGAGGGGCTTTTAAGTTTAGCTGTTAAACTACGAATAACGTTGATTTCTGCATGGGCTGATGGATCACTATCTCGCTTGACAGTATTATGAGCTACAGCCACAACTTCTTGATCTTTGACAATCACAGCACCATAAGGCGCATCTCCCTTTTTAGCTTCTTCTACTGCTAGGCGCATAAAATATTCTGGATTCATCTGAATTTGGAATTTCCAAGGATAAATGTGAATTATATCGTATTGTACTGTGATTCCTAGGTAATGTATTAAATGAAGGAATATGTTACTAAGCCGAGAACAAACAGAATTTTACTTAAAAGACCTGGAAACACCAACAGGTAAAGCTATTAATTTAATACTTGCGGGTTTGGTGCTACTATCATCAGGCATTTTTGTAGCTGAAACTTATAATATTTCTCATGCTATTCGTTTCTATTTGGATGTAATTGACACTGCTATATTGGTAATTTTTGCGGGAGAATATGCTCTGCGGCTGTGGAGTTCAGAAAATAAAATTGGGTATATTTTAAGTTTTTACTCAATTATTGACTTGATAGCAATTTTGCCCTTTTTTCTAGGCGTAGTTGATGTGAGATTTATTCGTCTATTTCGATGCTTCAGAATTTTAAGATTAATTAGATTTATCGATAAAAGGTTTTTATACGGCAGTATCAACACCGAAGATGGTGTAATCTTTGCTAAAATATTATTTACTTTATTTGCAATTATCTTTGTTTTTTCTGGTTTAATTTATCAAGTTGAAAATCCAGTTAATCCTCATGTTTTCGCAACTTTTTTGGATGCGTTTTATTTCTCGGTTGTCACTATGACTACTGTCGGATTTGGTGATGTGACACCAATTTCTGAATTAGGTCGCCTGCTAACAGTATTAATGATTTTGACAGGTATTGCCTTAATTCCTTGGCAAGTAGGAGATTTAATTAAACGCTTGGTAAAAACTGCCAATCAGGTAGAAACGGTTTGTTCAGGTTGTGGTTTGGCTTTCCATGATGTGGATGCTGGTTTTTGTAAACGGTGTGGGAGTGAACTACTTAATAAAAAAGTTAAATAATTACCAATTTTTCGGGAATGTATGAGGCGAGTCTGGTAGTTAATGTGGCAATTTAAATTTTAGCGATCGCTAGCTATTTTTACAGTTAGCGCTAAGATAGCTGTGTATTTTTTGGCAGTATAAATATGGTACTCAGATTTTACGTAAATCCAGGATCAGGCAACGATCTTAATTCTGGTAACCAACAAGCCCCTTTCAAAACTCTCACGCAAGCCCTGAAGGTGGCTACTCCTGAAACTAAGATTCAACTAGCCGATGGTAATTACAACGCCGCCAGTGGTGAAGCTTTTCCTTTAACAATTCCAGTTGGTGTCATAGTTGTAGGTAATGAAGGTAACAAAGGTAGCAACGTATTGATTGAAGGTAGTGGTAACTATCTCAGCCGCACTTTTGCAGGTCAAAACGTTACTTTTGTGATGCTGAATAACGCCGAACTCCGTGGTGTGACTGTAACTAATCTAGCTAGTCGCGGTAGTGGAGTCTGGGCTGAGTCAAGTACCCCTACTATTGCTAATAGCACCTTTATCAACTGTAAACGTGAGGGAGTATTTGCGACTGGTGATGCTAATCCAGTTATTCAAGGTAATGTGTTTACCGAGAATGCAGCTAATGGGATTGCGATCGCGAGAAATTCTCAAGGTAAGATTCAAGGTAACACCTGCAACAATACAGGTTTTGGCATTGCTATTAGTGACACTGCATCACCGACACTTCTAGATAATAAAATTTACGAAAACCGTTCTGGGGTTCTAGTCTCTGGTAGTGCGCTTCCGGTATTGCGTAATAATCTCATTGAAAATAATACTGACGATGGTTTGACAATTATTGCCACAGCCCTACCGGATATTGGCAATACTAATAACCCAGGGGGGAATATTATCCGCAATAACGGTAAATTTGATGTGCAGAATGCTAGTTCTAACAGGCTGCTTTCTGTAGGAAATCAAATAGATCCCAATAAGGTGACTGGAAATGTAGAGTTTGCAAGCACTGCAACACCTATCCCAACGCCAACGCCTATCCCAACACCAACGCCAACGCCAACCCCAACCCCAACGCCAACGCCAACGCCAACCCCAACCCCAATCCCAACACCAATCCCAACGCCAATCCCAACGCCAACCCCAACCCCAACACCTATCCCAACACCTATCCCAACGCCAACGCCAACGCCAACACCTATCGATTTAACCGATATTGCTAATCATTGGGCGGCAGCTTTTATTCGAGAATTAGTCAAAAGGGAAATAGTCAGCGGTTTTCCCAATCGCACATTTAAACCTGATGCGACAATGACACGGGCGCAATATGCAGCATTAATGGTAAAAGCATTTAACCCACCAGTTAAACGCGCTGCTAT comes from the Nodularia sp. NIES-3585 genome and includes:
- a CDS encoding protoglobin domain-containing protein encodes the protein MTTIDSLAFLKTLEQRVGLTSEDKSILKSHAEWGLQIAPEMADHFYAYLGRDEEMNAILNKVEGRVHRLHETFIQWFHQMFTGIDDWGTEYAQCRWHIGVIHVKIGIVPQYVVPAMGVVVHEVGRTLKLHAKPEVLQESLGKICMIDLAFIEQAYVEVATSAVLRETGWSEALFRRLVATGAATM
- a CDS encoding nucleoside deaminase — encoded protein: MNPEYFMRLAVEEAKKGDAPYGAVIVKDQEVVAVAHNTVKRDSDPSAHAEINVIRSLTAKLKSPSLEGYSIYTTGEPCPMCATACVWTGISEIVYGASIQDLISVNQSQINISCEEVIAKSFSNIKITRGILKNECLELFHLS
- a CDS encoding ion transporter; its protein translation is MLLSREQTEFYLKDLETPTGKAINLILAGLVLLSSGIFVAETYNISHAIRFYLDVIDTAILVIFAGEYALRLWSSENKIGYILSFYSIIDLIAILPFFLGVVDVRFIRLFRCFRILRLIRFIDKRFLYGSINTEDGVIFAKILFTLFAIIFVFSGLIYQVENPVNPHVFATFLDAFYFSVVTMTTVGFGDVTPISELGRLLTVLMILTGIALIPWQVGDLIKRLVKTANQVETVCSGCGLAFHDVDAGFCKRCGSELLNKKVK
- a CDS encoding DUF1565 domain-containing protein, whose protein sequence is MVLRFYVNPGSGNDLNSGNQQAPFKTLTQALKVATPETKIQLADGNYNAASGEAFPLTIPVGVIVVGNEGNKGSNVLIEGSGNYLSRTFAGQNVTFVMLNNAELRGVTVTNLASRGSGVWAESSTPTIANSTFINCKREGVFATGDANPVIQGNVFTENAANGIAIARNSQGKIQGNTCNNTGFGIAISDTASPTLLDNKIYENRSGVLVSGSALPVLRNNLIENNTDDGLTIIATALPDIGNTNNPGGNIIRNNGKFDVQNASSNRLLSVGNQIDPNKVTGNVEFASTATPIPTPTPIPTPTPTPTPTPTPTPTPTPTPIPTPIPTPIPTPTPTPTPIPTPIPTPTPTPTPIDLTDIANHWAAAFIRELVKREIVSGFPNRTFKPDATMTRAQYAALMVKAFNPPVKRAAIKFKDVQENFWAFKVIQQAYQGQLLSGYPDNTFGPNQNIQRVQVLVSLVNGLGLSANNTTAIKTFNDQVKIPSYAKNAVATATQKQLIVNYPNLNLLNPTRDATRAEVAVMVYQALVDAGRVAAINSIYIVTA